The segment ATTTCACCGACATATTATCAGCAGCATTAGATGAATCAGGCATTGCTGGGGACTTTGAAGAATATAATGAACCTGCACACCAAACTGTGTATCAAGGACAATCTCAACCAATTATAAGTGTAAGTTTTACAAACCAATCTCAACGTTGATATCAACTTCAGTTACTTGCATATAATAATAATGTTCACCATATATTCGGAGGAAACATTAACTCAGCAAATTTGAAATACAAATAGTAGACTTTTAATATCCAAATTCACAAATgtgcataaaattattttatgttatCAAAAACTTTGAATAAAATGCAGATAGGAGGAGTTTCACACAACATTTCTGTTTCACAGCATGTCATCAACCCTGGTGCTCTAAATCCAGGAATCCCACAACAAACTCTGCCTGGAGCAACGTTTCCAAATGTCCAGGTaacatttttaatgatataattcaCAAAGCTGAAAAGTTTTGAACTCTAACAAAAACAGAACACGATTGTGTGTAAGAAGGTGATAACAACAGAGTTAAGTTAATTTAAACTGattctgtggaatcattagaaatCGTTgaggctcaatttttgtggattttgttgGCTCCCCTCACTCACAAATAAACAGCCTCAACAAATTATGAAACACAGTATTAATTCATTAACCATTCAAGtaaatccacaaaattacaCCCCCTCAATCTGTGTAAACTTTTTCACACAAAATTGTACAATAttgtcacatacatgtatttgctgtTATCCATCTTTCCATGTGTTAAATTTTCAGTTGAAGACTCAAGTCTCCAAGGTGCAGAGTAATCTGTCTTCCCAACTACATCGATCATCATCAAGTCCTGCAATTATCCGCATTCCAGCCTCCTCCCTACAGAAACATGGAGAATCTCTTCAGGGCCAGATTAAACTCCAGACCTCTCAAATTCAATCCAGTTCTAGTGGAGGTCCGAGGATTATCAAAATCACCAGACTTGGTGGGCAGGCACCAAGCACTATCAAAGTACCTGTGTCAGGAACCACTGTTCCTCTCAGTGGAATCATCAACAAAACAACAGGAGGGGTAGCGTCAGTGAAGCTAGGGAGCTATGTCACAAAAAACTCAGCAGTGCCAACAATAAATCTAAATGATCTTTCAGGAAGAACTAGTGTTGCCGAGGTTCCGGTTAGTGATACTTCGAAACTGGCATCCGATTCTTTAAATTGGTCCAATTTAGTCCGGAAAGATCCATATACTGGTGCGTGCATGATTAATTTAGGAAATCTTGCAACCGCGAGTGGTAAGAAAATAATTATCACAACAACTAGTAATCAAGTGACGGGTGGTGTGAATCCCTCGCCTAGCATCGGTGCTCAAGTTATGTCATCAGGTGGCAGGATTAATCCCGCAGTTTGTTCCACGTTTGGAGGAATAACTATGACTCCTTCATCTCCAGCATTGCCAAGAAGTGATATTTTATCCAATCAGGGCGGAATGGGGAACATCAGAGTGAATTCATTAACGCCTGGTGCAGTAAATACTGCTCAATCCCCCAGTGTGTCCCTCCTACATGGAAATCCAACCCTACAGCACAGCATGTCTACTCCAGCTCTGCCAGACCTTGAGCATCCTCACTCAGTGAACGGACTCAATGGAAGTATTCCAGCTAGTTTCAAAGCTAATGTGACTCACAAAGACTTGTCCAGGTTGTGGAGTAATGAGGATGTGAAGCTAAAGAAAGTCGGTCCTTCTGTTCAACAGGTAAAGGCCAAAGTCCCATTGTCAGTAATTTTACTGTGTTaatttaaagtttgaatttaCCAGGGAGGTTCCAACCCCCCAACCCCCTTTTAGTGTTAACACATAACACACGTAACAGCTCCATGTTGCAATAGTTTTGAGCTTCCCATTTAATATTAGACATTAACTGTGGTAGaggtttgttattttttttattgtgctAATTAATTTTAGCTAACTGCACGGCAAATGTTAGGGGGAGGTGTAGCATCTCTGGAGGAGGATGAAGTAGAAGAAGAAGTCCAGGAACTGGGACATGCAGAAACATACAATGAATATATGCCAGTCAAATGTAAGAACCtccaaatgaaatcaaaataaccAAATACTTAGAGTTAGATGTTTTTCCTCTAGAATATACATCTGTAGTTTTCTAGCTATGAGAAAATTTGTCGAATTGGATGGGAGAAGTAAAACACTTAAATAAGCCCTTTTAAGTTCCTACTTCatattcatttcttattttaaaaaagtaaaaaaaaatatgactatCAATTAagtacactttttttttttttatttattttatatcaatttccTGCTATATAGTTTTTGGTATCCGTCTTAGGGGTCTAAGTTTATATGATTAACTTTGAGTTGACTTTTTAAGTTGACTTTTCTTGCAGTATCAATAGGAATAAAACACCCTGACCCTGTGGTAGAAACCAGTTCTCTTGCTAGCGTTGAGCCGACCAATATTTGGTACAACTTGTCCTTACCAGAAAGCATCATTGATAATGGAGAGCTCTCAGCCTTACAGTTAGAGGCTGTGACCTATGCATGCCAAAGGCATGAAATAATTTTACCCAGTAAGGATCGAGCAGGATTCCTTATTGGTAAGTAGAGTAGgattttcaatttcatcatATAATCAAAATGGGTATTATTTCACTTGTATATTTAGCTAGATCTTTTATGTtgtaaatcaagaaaaataaacatcatttatAATTCAGGGATGGTTGGAATACTGGGTATTGAACAAAGAATTACTTTATTCAGCTCATATTGAAAAGAATACTGGTCTATGCCAGTAAATAAGTACATATATCTACACATACATAATAATACATAATTTTAAGTAGTTTGGCTCTCTGCATCCGTCCATCTGAGTTTCTAGATCCAGAGTAGAGGCCATTTTTGGACTTCTCTCCCCCTAACCCATTCTTGCTCCGATTTCGCCAAAAAGAGTATGCAATGTCCATGAATTAAATTTCAAGGTCAAGTTAATATCGGAcctacatttatacatgtacatgtatgccatAGATATTTTTACCAAACTTCATTTATAgatacaaattttgaaagaattatttgttttgttgcTATATTTTAATGTGAAAAGAATTGTGTTGTCTACAGATGTACCTTTCGGCAAGGCTGTCCTGTggacatatttctaaatttgatGATAGAAATTTTGTTATCAagttttcaattcatttttgtcaatagTTATTTCAATGTATGATTTATTTCACTGACATCTATTTACCAGGGGATGGTGCTGGAGTTGGGAAGGGAAGAACCTTGGCTGGTATCATTTATGAAAACTATCTACTAGGACGAAAACGTGCTTTATGGTTAGTATGCTTGGTACTTCACTACCACTTCAAATTTTCATACAGAAATTCAATTATGGATAAGAGGTACTCATGAGAAGAGGAACCCACAATAATACAATAAGAGGAACCCACAGAATCCACAATAATATtattgagccaccatgaataGTAATGAATCCATAGTTAATATagcaattttttataaataaaaattttaaagacattGTATTGGTAGACTTTTGAAATGGGTTTATATTTTGCAACATTTATTGCCAAATTCAAGTTATAGGAAAGAAAATGATTATTATATTTCACGTAATGTTTCAGGTTGAGTGTATCAAACGATTTAAAGGTGGATGCAGAAAGAGATCTCAGTGACATCGGTGCCGGAAGAATTGAAGTCCATGCACTTAACAAGGTATTCCATTTACAACCAAAAAACTGAAAAGTTATTGTTAATTTTGTCACGTGAATATCATTCCTCCTGAAATATACAGATAAGAATGACAGATTTTGGTCAGcttcatttcttttatatttgtttgactgaatcaatttttttctcctCTGTAGTTCAAGTATGCAAAAATATCATCAAAAGAAAATGGTAGTGTGAAGAAGGGAGTAATATTTGCCACATACTCTTCTCTGATTGGAGAAAGCCAATCTAGTGGGAAATATAAGACCAGGTTCAAACAGCTACTGAAATGGTGTGGAAAGGATTTTGATGGTGTTGTATCCTTTTTTCTACTGCCGACCTGTCACCATGAAATGGCTTTGGCATGTGATGTAAATTCCTGCCTTTCCTTCATtctgttaatttatttttttctgtccaTTTGTCCTTCAGTCACTCATGTTGAATTTATTGCCTCTTTTTTATTCCATATCTTAACTTaccttttatttaataatctACCACTTTTctgcaaaatattaatttaaaatgctttataGAGTTCCTTAATGGGTAATAGATAGTATTTGATGAATGCCATAAAGCTAAGAATCTTTGTCCGGTGGGCTCCAGCAAACCAACAAAGACGGGACAGACTGTCCTAGAACTACAGAACCGCCTGCCCAATGCCAGGATAGTGTACGCTAGTGCCACTGGGGCCTCCGAACCTAAGAACATGGCGTACATGACTCGGCTAGGCTTATGGGGAGCGGGCACTCCTTTTCCTGAGTTTAATGATTTCATTCAGGCTGTTGagaaaaggtacatgtatattaaaacagttaattttaaaatggaccacagaaatgttaaaacaataaactctcaaaatattttaaagaaaaagaaacggTATGAGAAATTTCAGATTAATGGGtcaaaacaatttacaaattctGTTTCTAAATGAAATTGTCCTCCTACTGGATATCTGGTGTCGGAATATCTGAAGCTCCACTGTTATAATTTGAAGTAGACAGTTTAAATCCCATTTTAATTGATTCCAAATCTATAGCCCCTTAATGTTAAATGCATCAAATTCTGAACAAGAGTCATGAATGAAGGTTGACAGAACTTGATATTGAAAAGTATTTGTACATTTGTTTTACAGAGGAGTTGGTGCTATGGAGCTGGTTGCCATGGATATGAAGCTCCGAGGAATGTACATTGCCAGACAGCTCAGTTTTAAAGGCGTCACGTTTAAAATTGAGGAAATTCCTTTGGATAAAAATTTTGTCAAGGTCTACAATGACAGTGTTAGAATGGTAGGTTTCAATGTCAACTAtgcaaattgaaaaaagaatcCTTGCCAAAATTACTGGTAATCAATAAGTCAATAAATCTGTTGTGAGTAAATAAGTATTGTTCATCATGATACCTAAAAtggaatgatttaaaaatattgtattttctctCCCCAGTGGGTTACAGCAAGGGAACGATTTAGTAAAGCTGCTGAGCTCATGGATGCTGAACAGAGGATGAAAAAGAGCATGTGGGGTCAATTCTGGTCAGCACATCAGAGATTTTTCAAGTATCTCTGTATATCGGCAAAAGTTCAACATTGTGTTGAACTAGCACGTGAGGCAGTCAAAAATGGCAAGGTTAGTTTGACTTAAGAgagtaaaaaatcaaaaatattaattggtGTCATGTGCAGTTACTGAATAATATTTgcttaactgaaaaaaaaaataacgaatgCATTATGGAGCATTTGTGATGTATTCGTATTTTCCAAGTATTATGAAAATGTTTCAACACAAAATCATGAGATCAACTTCAcaaaatggtacatgtagtaatttacaagtaacttaaaatgtttaatgtatctcaggaaattttaaaaaatttcaagtaaattaatttttatctacCATTTAGTGGAGGATCATATCAAAAGCTGAAAAATGatttgtcatatacatgtatatcaaaactgAATAAGTCCACTACAATCCAGCCTGTCATAAGTGACTTGTCATATAAGGCAAAGTTATTCAACTCATTGTAATACTGCATAAAACTACAAACATGTTTTTTTCCAAAAGTAGGGAAATAAAAGCTCCTTTATTCCCAAGTGATGTTACTTGTGCTTTTAACTcagatatttttgataaattgcaGTAATTTTTGTGATCAAAATGAATGTGATTTTTAATACCAAGTCAAGAATGTTGAAATCTCTGAGGTAATCTTTCAGTGTGTTGTCATTGGTCTTCAATCCACGGGGGAAGCCAGGACTCTGGAACAGTTAGAGGAACAGGGAGGGGAACTCAACGACTTTGTCTCAACAGCCAAGTAGGTTTTacttcagtaaaaaaaaaaaaaagcaattaaaatacaaatgttttCAACACTGTCTCCATAGAGTACTGCTGGATAAAGAGTGAAAAGTGGCCTTTAACGATTTTTCCAAGTCAGATGTGTAGGTAAAAATCATTTCTGTGAAATTCAGAGAACTTAAATTTGTTCCTATTAGATTTATACAATATACTTCCCTAAAGAATTCTTTTTGGAATATACATATACTTCTAGATATGCAATTTCATGTCTTTCTCTGGAGTTTATACATCCTCTTTAAGCTCTCTGGTCAAAGTGGAAAAACAGctctatgtaaaatttggaaTTGCAACTGATTTTTGACGTCGCATAGGTCTCTTGATTCCACAGTAGTGAAACACATGACCAGCATGTCCAAGTCAGACCAGAAATACTGGTTGATAGgccataaaaaaaaccaaccacaCTACATTAAAGTGGCAAAGTGTCAATGTTATCTTCTCTATAAAAACAAACTGTACACTGTaatctaatttaaatttgattcaaTTTGTAGAGGGGTGTTTCAAACTTTGGTTGAGAAGCATTTTCCTGCACCTGACAGAAGGAAAACTTTTGACATATTTGGACTAGGGAATTATGGGAAGAAGAAAGAACCTGTTCAACAGACAGAGAACAACAAAAGGAAAAAAGGTATTGGTATatgtaacaaatatacattgtaagtCAAAGTTCGTCCAGGCATCCTTATTTTGCTTTAGTTTCAACAAAGAGCATGAAAATGCTTCATAATTTAGCATGCAGTATAGCAGTATTTAAATAAGCATGTAAAGGGAATATATTTGCCTATggcaatttattttaaagaacaaaaGAATAACCAAATTTCCAAAAAACAAAAGAGAAAGGAGGCAAATTCCGATGACAGCGATTCAGACAGCAGTTCGGATTCCAACTCGGATATGAGTGATTTGGAGCTGGACTTCCACAAAGGCTCGGATAACAGTGGAACAGATGTGGATGACTCCAATCCATTTGGAAATGATTCAGACAGTGATGAAGGTAGGAACACTTGAGGTTGAAGGCTATTCCAAAAAATGGTGGAACAAGTATCTTACTCACTTAAATGTTGACAAGAAAGATGGGTCAGGAGTCCATTATAATTTTCCTAACAAATGTAAATGTTGAGTAACACTAATGATGAATTTAAcgttgaaatttgaaattgatacaACACATATAAAAAGAATGAAGTATTTTAAAAACCAACAACATAAGTATTTGACTTGCCATAATAGATATATTCTTTAACACCAACATTTTCAAATGACACACTCccaaaagttgaaatatattttacacaGATCCATGGCTGAAGAAAAGtagcaaaaaaatgaaaaacaaagattttagtaaaaagaagaaaaagaagggGAAAGAATTGGATGTTGATGAGGAGTTTGATAAGGCATTAGCAGCTGCAGGTTTACTGAGGAAAAATTGTCTGGCCAAAGAAAATGTCAATACAGTCAACAACTCTAATAATAtggacaaaaatgaaaaagaggATGCACCTTTGTACAgtaagtgttttatttttgattaatgatGACAAGATAAATCTTTAGTGGTCTATATTTGACAAGATATGGGGAAAAGTTTTAGAACCAAAAGCATAGGGATTCAAAATTGAGTAAAAAATggtagataaaaataaatagaataaaaatgGATAAATGGCAAATGATCAGGTCTTGCAATCTTTTTGTTAAAGTAGGGCCTCTTGAGATTATACCATCTCAACATTGTCTTGTTGAAAGCAGTTTTGTTGGGTATTGAGGCCTTATTATTTAGATTATAAGGGCTTTTGAAGGTTTCATGAATTATTTGAAAGTTCTTTGTCATAGTAATGAGAGTACTTTGTTTGTACACTGTAGGTATGGATGCTGTCGAGCAGGCCGTGGCCATGAAAAACGAGTTGTTAGACATGCTCAATGAAGTGGGAGAGAAGCTGCCACCAAATACATTAGATCATTTGATTGACGAGCTGGGAGGGACGGAGAGTGTGGCCGAGATGACGGGCAGGAAAGGTCGGGTTGTGAACACAGACGAGGGCATCACCTACGAGTCTCGCAGTGAAATTGATGTGCCTCTTGAAATCCTCAACCTGACGGAAAAACAGAGATTTATGGACGGAGAAAAggtttgaatttgttttaacgttttttttcaaactttgggATGTAGACAGTCAACTCTGTTTATTAAATCCTAAGTGTGAATGTCccaatcattatttttttgataagtaAAATTGAGGCATTTATGATATATCCACAGAATGTAGCCATTATATCAGAGGCAGCTAGTTCAGGTATATCCCTCCAAGCAGACAGACGGGCGATCAACCAGAAACGACGAGTCCATGTGACCCTGGAGTTACCCTGGAGCGCAGACAGAGCCATTCAGCAGTTTGGTACGTACATGTTTTCAGATTTCTTGTATTTTTAGCCAACTTCATGGATATTTTTTAAGAGcttgaatattatgtttaattaaatgatgTCAACTTCTTTGCAATTTTGGACTTTacttatgtatttttattattttattttgaaggaCGCACACACAGATCCAATCAAGTGAATGCTCCCGAGTATATCTTTCTCATTTCTGAACTTGCTGGAGAACAAAGATTTGCTTCTACTGTCTCAAAGAGATTAGAAAGCTTGGTAGGTATTTAGATATATAGAAGATAAATTTTGAATCAGTATTAGTGTtttacacttgattttaaaatgcttctttAGTACACAAGGTATGTAAGCAAAACTGTAAGTTGCTATAGAAATCTTAATATTAAAACgggcttatatacatgtaccgttaCATGTATCAACACAGTTTGTTTAGATTGTGATGGAAACATGTctcattttctgtatttttaacAGGGAGCTCTAACTCATGGTGATAGAAGAGCTACAGAGTCCCGGGATTTAAGCAGGTTTAACTTTGACAATAAGGTAAGGCTTCAGTattttatggtacatgtatttttaacatcAACCCAGACCTCCCACctctaagtttttttttgttttatttttacagtatGGCAGAGCAGCCCTGGAGGCAGTGATGAAATCAGTGCTTGGCTTTGATGCTCCACTTGTACCCATTCCTAAAACTTACGACGGAGACTTCTTCGAAggttcatatttaaaaattgaaaatctctTTTTCTACTCCTTGGCATCTTGCAGGATACTGTGTATCATTAGTTATAGAGTTATTGCTTGTGTTGCATTAAACACTTTTCAGAGACTACAAGTCAGAGAGACTTGGAGGGACACTCATTGCTTATAAGAATTTGAAGTAAAGTTTAATGGTCAGATTCATAGTAACACTTTgaaactaaatttaaaaaaaattcttgcagttacataagaaatgaaattttgtgtcaTTAATTGGATTAAAATTGAGAAGCTGCACCTGACAGAAGGAAAACTGTTGACATATGGTGGAAAGTCAACTCATATTGTTCCAGAATGATTGGTCTACTAGTTCACTAAAAGTCTCTTTCTCTATTATATTGGGCCTATAgcaaatgtatataatttttgtattacAGACGTGAAGAAAGGTCTGGCAGGTGTTGGTTTGATAAGCTTTGATGAGAGAATAGGAGTGCCATTACTTGAAAAGGGTAAGAGGACTGGTATATGCTCTGGTGCCtgtcaatacatgtactgcTGAGGttataacatttgaattttcattttcttcataatttcggagcaaatttcaaccaaactccACAAAAAGCATCTCTGGGTTGAGATTAACAATGGGGGATTGTCATAatttagatgtacatgtacctgtatacagtaaaacatgttataacgaagtcccagggacgggcaattaaacttcgttatatccgtcaagtttacaacatgaaatagagtcttggggaatgaaatACACTTcactgtaagcgtcaattcattataagcgtgttcgctataaccgtgttttactgtactacagtgaatgttttcattttcagattATAATAACATCAGTAAATTCCTGAACAGAATCCTTGGAATGGAGGTTGCCCTCCAGAATGCAATGTTTAAGTATTTTTCGGAAACTTTGACTGCCATTATATTGGATGCAAAGAGAAGTGGAAGGTGGGACATGGGAATTCTGGGtaaatccttttttttatttttcagtttatacatgtaaatataaaacactttttTCACAGTTAATTGATTTACAACTTTACCTGTTGGAAATCTGTTTACTGAAATAGCTTGCCAGTTGTCTTCATTTCAAGCTTGAATAAGTACCGGTACACTGCTTATTTAAAACTTACTGGTTATAAGGGAAAGTTGGCACTTGCCTTATTGAAAGATCTGATCATTTATTGAGTTAGTTGACCTGATAATCCATGGTGGTTTATGTTCCtctgttttcaatttaaaacagATCTGGGCTCGGGTGGTGAGAGTGTAAAGAAAATTGAGACGAAAACTTTTGTAGGAAGTGCAGCATTAAATACTGCAAAGACAGAACTCACAACGGTAAGACTGCTTTTGGATGAAATATGTCATTATTTCTTCAGTTTACTGTATAAAGAATTTTGGTCCATTGATTTCTTATTTTGGATTTGGCCTTGCCAGTAAAACagtaaaacagaaaatttaaaaaggttGGCCTTATAAGAAAATTTTAGAAAGTTGTTAAATTCACAATAAGGAATTGTTGCCTTGTTGAAAATTGTGGTCCATGGGCCTCCTCTGTagttcatttatatatttatatgattataatgtgtttattgaaatttataaaGGTCTCTGTGGAAAGAGGAATGTCATTTTCTCAGGCTAATGACATCTGGAGAAAGTACACAGGAGTGGACGATGGGTTCTACATTTCATCTATAGTAAGTCATTTGTAGTTGTATCTCGTTTTGTGAGTCATTTGTTGTTGTATCTTATATAGCAGGTCAGGGTAGttatattccatatacatgtacatacccgGTATGTAGGAAATCATTTTGAATACATGCACATTTATATTGGAGAAAGTATGTCATTTAAAGATAAGATTGTATCAAGTTGAACCTGATGTATTATACCAAACCCGATTTTAGTTAACAAATCAAACTGAAAATCAAGAATTTCCAATGAGTCTAATATTGAACCAGATGCTTTTATTGAACAGCACAGAAAACTTAGTGAAACTACAATtgtgatttttaaatgttaagcGTGTCTGTGAAATGTCATTTCATCTTATAACTTTACCTGCTTTTAAGAAATCCAAATGAAATGTTTAAGtgtattgaaattttaaagaattgcatatttttatgatttattctaGAGCTTTTAAAATGTGATTAGTAACATACCATAAATTACCATGTCTATAATGCCTTTCTTATTATGTTTTTGTAGGAGAGAAATGTTAAGAAGACGGTCGTTTTGGCTGTGTTCTTTGGtacaaataagaaaaaagagaAGCTGTACAATGTATACAGACCAAACACAGGCCGACAGCTTCATACAGAGCCTCTGTCAAACATCAAACGGAAGTACAAAAAGGTGAATTACATACTCAGAAGTAGTGAGaaatacagtatatataaaaagaccttaaatgaattttatgtaaacagttatctggggggttttttttaggaaaaatgtaaatgaatttatGAAACAAATAACTCAATATAACCTTTCATTTCAAGGTTTTGCCAGATATTGCTAAACCTTGGTGGGAAGACCAGTATAACTTGTCAGCCAAAATTTGCAGTCATGCCTACTGGTAGGTGCAAGAATGTTGTTTCTGAGTTCTACAGGTATTTCAAATGGAAATACAATTTACAACAAGGGTCAACTCtaaagaattacatgtatatcttattgATCATGTGCACGAACATGTATACACCTACATGTAAACACAGTCTATTTCCCCTCCAAGCCAGATGAACATATCAGTTAAGTTCACAATTATTTTACCATCAAggtgcaaaataaaaaaaaagccttTTGTTTCTTGTAGGAGAGGAAGCTGCAAAAAAGCCAACCTGGGCCTTCAGTGTGAGATAGGTTTGAGGACCCGTACATTCCACATTCTGAGTGGGTCCGTACTGAGTGTGTGGAGTAAAGTGGAGAGTGTCCTAGCGGGGATGCCAGGGGGCTCCACCTCCAAAATGCAAATCATTCGTCTCAAAACAGATTGTGGACAAAGAATAGTTGGTAagttctacatgtacatatcagtatcataagattgCAATCTCTTCTCTTTTTGGCTCACCTTAGCTGAAGGTTTCatatgagcttttctgattatCTATTGTTCATCAGTTTCAAACAAATTTGGCAAATGGCTTAAGAGTTATTGATTCTAATTTCGAAAAAGGAATTTGGTTTAAACTTTATAAGTTAGCTCTTTGACAAGTTGATGAATTAGTGCCTGTTAAAAAGGCGCAAAGATCAGTTGATAAATTAAAGATCTTCTTAAAAGATGCCTTTTTCACACACAGTTTATCGTTGTTATTTACAGGTAGTTTGATACCAGGCAACTGTGTGCAAGCCTTGACCTCCATTCTTTCAGAAGGTTGTGACAAAAGTTTCACCGAGAAACACCCGCAGTCAGTCGAATATGACGATAATCTGAGCATGCCACTGCTGTTCTAAAATATTGGTGcttacattattttattgttgaCACTATTCATCCACTATGTTTCTtctgtttgatttcattgttTTGATGGATCTGACTTTGATTGCACACGAAGACTATTTTATACCcctgcaaacaaagtttgggagGTATACtgtgggggtggggggaggAGTTATCCTGAATCATCCTGTTCCTCTATCCATTTGTCTGTCTGAAGACGAAAAATTTCCAGACTTGAACTTCGAAA is part of the Magallana gigas chromosome 3, xbMagGiga1.1, whole genome shotgun sequence genome and harbors:
- the LOC105318654 gene encoding protein strawberry notch homolog 1 isoform X2, with amino-acid sequence MANELSNDFTDILSAALDESGIAGDFEEYNEPAHQTVYQGQSQPIISHVINPGALNPGIPQQTLPGATFPNVQLKTQVSKVQSNLSSQLHRSSSSPAIIRIPASSLQKHGESLQGQIKLQTSQIQSSSSGGPRIIKITRLGGQAPSTIKVPVSGTTVPLSGIINKTTGGVASVKLGSYVTKNSAVPTINLNDLSGRTSVAEVPVSDTSKLASDSLNWSNLVRKDPYTGACMINLGNLATASGKKIIITTTSNQVTGGVNPSPSIGAQVMSSGGRINPAVCSTFGGITMTPSSPALPRSDILSNQGGMGNIRVNSLTPGAVNTAQSPSVSLLHGNPTLQHSMSTPALPDLEHPHSVNGLNGSIPASFKANVTHKDLSRLWSNEDVKLKKVGPSVQQLTARQMLGGGVASLEEDEVEEEVQELGHAETYNEYMPVKLSIGIKHPDPVVETSSLASVEPTNIWYNLSLPESIIDNGELSALQLEAVTYACQRHEIILPSKDRAGFLIGDGAGVGKGRTLAGIIYENYLLGRKRALWLSVSNDLKVDAERDLSDIGAGRIEVHALNKFKYAKISSKENGSVKKGVIFATYSSLIGESQSSGKYKTRFKQLLKWCGKDFDGVIVFDECHKAKNLCPVGSSKPTKTGQTVLELQNRLPNARIVYASATGASEPKNMAYMTRLGLWGAGTPFPEFNDFIQAVEKRGVGAMELVAMDMKLRGMYIARQLSFKGVTFKIEEIPLDKNFVKVYNDSVRMWVTARERFSKAAELMDAEQRMKKSMWGQFWSAHQRFFKYLCISAKVQHCVELAREAVKNGKCVVIGLQSTGEARTLEQLEEQGGELNDFVSTAKGVFQTLVEKHFPAPDRRKTFDIFGLGNYGKKKEPVQQTENNKRKKEQKNNQISKKQKRKEANSDDSDSDSSSDSNSDMSDLELDFHKGSDNSGTDVDDSNPFGNDSDSDEDPWLKKSSKKMKNKDFSKKKKKKGKELDVDEEFDKALAAAGLLRKNCLAKENVNTVNNSNNMDKNEKEDAPLYSMDAVEQAVAMKNELLDMLNEVGEKLPPNTLDHLIDELGGTESVAEMTGRKGRVVNTDEGITYESRSEIDVPLEILNLTEKQRFMDGEKNVAIISEAASSGISLQADRRAINQKRRVHVTLELPWSADRAIQQFGRTHRSNQVNAPEYIFLISELAGEQRFASTVSKRLESLGALTHGDRRATESRDLSRFNFDNKYGRAALEAVMKSVLGFDAPLVPIPKTYDGDFFEDVKKGLAGVGLISFDERIGVPLLEKDYNNISKFLNRILGMEVALQNAMFKYFSETLTAIILDAKRSGRWDMGILDLGSGGESVKKIETKTFVGSAALNTAKTELTTVSVERGMSFSQANDIWRKYTGVDDGFYISSIERNVKKTVVLAVFFGTNKKKEKLYNVYRPNTGRQLHTEPLSNIKRKYKKVLPDIAKPWWEDQYNLSAKICSHAYWRGSCKKANLGLQCEIGLRTRTFHILSGSVLSVWSKVESVLAGMPGGSTSKMQIIRLKTDCGQRIVGSLIPGNCVQALTSILSEGCDKSFTEKHPQSVEYDDNLSMPLLF